In Puntigrus tetrazona isolate hp1 chromosome 7, ASM1883169v1, whole genome shotgun sequence, the following are encoded in one genomic region:
- the cartl gene encoding cocaine- and amphetamine-regulated transcript-like, translating into MSGSDILTGLITLGLFVVMCSGQTSQELTDDSQPSRQETEDELVEAMTALLGRYQPHLPSSEKRGIPQCAVGSRCAMRLGPRFGKLCECVRGSNCNSFLLKCI; encoded by the exons ATGAGTGGCTCAGACATCCTGACCGGACTGATCACGCTGGGGCTGTTTGTCGTCATGTGCTCTGGGCAAACTTCCCAAGAACTCACAGACGACTCACAGCCGTCCCGGCAGGAGACAGAGGACGAACTG GTCGAGGCTATGACAGCACTTTTGGGAAGATATCAGCCTCATCTTCCATCTTCAGAAAAGCGTGGCATTCCTCAG TGCGCCGTGGGGTCCCGCTGTGCCATGAGACTGGGTCCTCGCTTTGGGAAACTGTGTGAATGTGTCAGAGGATCTAACTGTAACTCATTTCTCTTAAAATGCATCTGA